The window AAAGCGGCGATTCAATTTTCTTCGAGAGCACGCTCCACCTTAGTGCTGCCCTTTTCGATTCATCCCCGGTGTCATCTTTGGACCAGGATGGAATCGGAAAAACGAACTCTATCTCCGGGTGCTGAAACCTGTGTGCCCTCTCACATGATTGGCAGGAATCGCACGAATCGAACTCCATCCGCTCGCAATCTAGTATTCTTGCAAGAATGAGGGCCGTGGTCGTCTTTCCAACGCCTCTTGGTCCTGAAAAGAGAAAGGCGTTCGGAAGCCTTCCGCTCTTGAGCGCCATCAGAAGGTGCTGCTTAGCCCTCTTTTGATTCAAGATCTTATTCAGTCCCATATGATTGCATTATACCCGAATCCTGCGTGAGAGTCACTTTCGGAGACACGAAGAACACGGCCTCGGCGCATCTGGGATGAGATTGTTCGGAGATCTTCTCTGCCTGACCACCCGCCCGTTATGGTTTCAGGACCATCAGTTGGTACGTTTTCCCGCAGACTGAACCGAAAACCCCCAAGCCGCCTTTGACGCCGCCGCTGTACACTGGGTGCTCTGTATAGAGAAACTTGTGATAGTTATCATCTATGGCCAGCACCTGCATAGTGTTCGAGCCGTAGAAAACAATCATCGAGGAATACCAGTTTACAACATATTGCCCGGGATATTCGTCGGAAACAAACTCGCCAAGTTTGGCCATGGCCCGGATGTGCCGTGGCTCGCCATTCACACCGCCGTCATACTCTTCTTCGTTCCTCGGATGCCTGCTGCCGCCGAAAGACTCCGTGTACTCGGCGTCCCGGTAAGACTCATTGCAGTACATGTCAACCAGAACGATTTGATCCGGAGATTCCCCTTCCAGAAGGATGGGCTTTTCTCTCGACAAGTTCTTCTGATAGACGGAATTGACAGAATCCGGATTCAAAACGGTGGTAAGTTTTAGAACCGGAGGAACAGTGGTAGAAGCTCTCACCACTTTTCCATCGGCCTTCACCTCAAGGTTGTAGGTCGTCTTGGGCTGAACAACCAGACTGTCATTGAAATAGAAGCCCGGCCGTTGAGGAGATTCGTTCAACGTATAAACACGCCCGGTGCTTGTCTCGGTGAGTGTGACCGATGCCCCGCGAATTGCCGCATTCTCCAGGGTGTAACGTGCCAGTACCGGCTGCGTATATGCAATCATAATCGCGCGCTCCGCATTCAACGTGTCATTTCCCCAGAGGTAACCGAAAACAGTAATCTCCTTCTGATAATCCGGAGCGCCCGGATTCTTCTCACAACCAGGCAGGAGAAGCGCCAGCGCAAACACAACAAGCATCAGTTTGATTGCAACTCTCATATCTTTCCTTCTCCTAGAATCTGAACGAAACGCCGGCAGTGGGCAGTAACGGAATCATCGAGTAGTCCTCCACGGTGGCAGTGTCGCCCGAAGTCTTGTAGCGCCGGAACCAAACATTTCTGTGATTGTAGACGTTGACAACCTGGAAGTAGACTTCCGTGTTGAACAGGAACTTCTTGGTCTCATAGAATATGCCGATATCCAGCCGGTGATAGGCTGGAAGCCGGTAGAAATTCTTTTCGCCATCAAGAGGCAGGTTGTGGGTGGTCCCGTTTGGGTTCATGACCGCGTACCTGGCCGTCGCTTCGGTGTAAGGCTGACCGGAGCCGTACTTGAAAGCGAGATTGACCCGGTACTTTTTGTTGATCCGGTAATCTTGAATCGTAGTCACGGTATGACGCCTGTCGTAGGTGGGATAGTATTCCTTGTCGAAGTTATAACCATTGATCTGCTTCTTGGTCCTGCTCAGTGAGTAGCCCACCCATCCCTCAAGTCCCCAGATATTGTTGCGAACAAGAGCATCGGCGCCATATGCTTCACCTTTGCCGCTGTAGAAATTCTGCGCAGCAGTCTGGTCACTGAGGTTCTCGTCAGCGCCCCGGAATTGTCTGAATTCAGCAATGTTCAGATACTTCTTGTAGTATCCTTCAAGACTGAAAGAAAAAGTCCTCGCGTTGTCAAAGGAGTAGCCCAATATATAATGATCTGCCGCTCCCGGCTTAAATGTCCTGTCAACCGGGAACCACATCTCGGCAAAGCTCATACCCTCTGCGTCAACCTGATTCAGGAATTGAGAATACCGGCCGTAGCTCGCCGTCACGCTTGTTCTGTCGGTCAACAGATGCTTGAGCGAAACTCTCGGCATCAGGCGGGAATAGCTGCCATCGGTGTAGTGGTCAAACCGAAGACCGGTCTGCAGGATATTGAACGTGCTCACGCGATAGTTGTCCTGGAGATAGACCGCGGAGTAGTCGCCGGAAAAAGAGCTGCGATAGTCCGTGTCCACGATGTGATAATTCAGTTTGAAGTCGAGCATCTTGTTTTCGAAGCCGAAGTCCATCGAGTGATCGGTAGAAGGCGAGTAAGTCAGCATTCCCTTTATTGCCAGGTCGGTTATCCTGTTCATGAGACCGAAAGAAATGTTGTCGAAATTCACCTCGGTGTCGCTATCGAAACGGGTCCCCGCAAAGACGAAATTGGAAAACAGCTTGCTGGAAAACAGATGCATCCACCTGGTGCTGAAGGTCCTGTTTCCCCAATTCAACGCAATGTTCGTGCCCCCTTCGCCTGACAGGTCTAGGCGGTCATTCCCCAGATAGAAGCTGACGCTGGCCTGATTGTGTCTGTCTATGTCGTAGTTCAGCTTGGCATGTGCATCGTAGAAGTAGTATGGCAGATCAACTTTCACCATCTTCGCAGCCAGGTCCAGATATGTACGGCGCCCCGAGACCATCCATGAACCCTTTTTCCACGGACCTTCGAGAGTCGAGCTGGCACTCAGGAGACTCAGCCTCGTCACGCCGTGGCACTTCTCGCGGTCTCCTTCTTTGTTGTAAACATTCAGCACTGATGAAAGTCTGCCGCCGTACATTGCCGGGAAACCGCCTTTCAGAAGCTCCACCGATTTGATCGCGTCCGTATTGAATGTGCTGAAAAACCCGAACATGTGGTTTGGATTGTACACATCGATGTGATCCAGGAGGATCAGGTTCTGGTCTGCGCTCCCGCCGCGGATGTAGAGCCCGGCGGAAAAGTCCGATAGCGTGGCGACCCCCGGGAGCATCTGAACCGATCTGAACAGATCCGGCTCGGCTATCTGTGGAATACTGCGGAGCTGGGGCATCTGTATCGAGATTTCGCTCGGCTTGATGTCCAATTCACGCTTGTGTCTTTCCGCAGTGACAACTGTTTCCTTGACCAGGACAGGCTCAACTTCAAGGAGCGCATCGAGTTCAATTTCATCCCCGGCTCCCAGCGTGCGGGTGGCAACGACCGGTCTGTAGCCGACATAACTGAACTGAATTTCGTATGTCCCGGGTTTTAGCGAAGGCAAGACGTAATACCCGTTCGTATTTGTGTTGGT is drawn from Candidatus Eisenbacteria bacterium and contains these coding sequences:
- a CDS encoding DUF4249 family protein, with amino-acid sequence MRVAIKLMLVVFALALLLPGCEKNPGAPDYQKEITVFGYLWGNDTLNAERAIMIAYTQPVLARYTLENAAIRGASVTLTETSTGRVYTLNESPQRPGFYFNDSLVVQPKTTYNLEVKADGKVVRASTTVPPVLKLTTVLNPDSVNSVYQKNLSREKPILLEGESPDQIVLVDMYCNESYRDAEYTESFGGSRHPRNEEEYDGGVNGEPRHIRAMAKLGEFVSDEYPGQYVVNWYSSMIVFYGSNTMQVLAIDDNYHKFLYTEHPVYSGGVKGGLGVFGSVCGKTYQLMVLKP
- a CDS encoding TonB-dependent receptor, whose protein sequence is MTLIRSRKPGAKTVAAILLLLLSFIGADQLFAGTIHGFVRDKASREPIIMGNVLVKNSTIGTNTNTNGYYVLPSLKPGTYEIQFSYVGYRPVVATRTLGAGDEIELDALLEVEPVLVKETVVTAERHKRELDIKPSEISIQMPQLRSIPQIAEPDLFRSVQMLPGVATLSDFSAGLYIRGGSADQNLILLDHIDVYNPNHMFGFFSTFNTDAIKSVELLKGGFPAMYGGRLSSVLNVYNKEGDREKCHGVTRLSLLSASSTLEGPWKKGSWMVSGRRTYLDLAAKMVKVDLPYYFYDAHAKLNYDIDRHNQASVSFYLGNDRLDLSGEGGTNIALNWGNRTFSTRWMHLFSSKLFSNFVFAGTRFDSDTEVNFDNISFGLMNRITDLAIKGMLTYSPSTDHSMDFGFENKMLDFKLNYHIVDTDYRSSFSGDYSAVYLQDNYRVSTFNILQTGLRFDHYTDGSYSRLMPRVSLKHLLTDRTSVTASYGRYSQFLNQVDAEGMSFAEMWFPVDRTFKPGAADHYILGYSFDNARTFSFSLEGYYKKYLNIAEFRQFRGADENLSDQTAAQNFYSGKGEAYGADALVRNNIWGLEGWVGYSLSRTKKQINGYNFDKEYYPTYDRRHTVTTIQDYRINKKYRVNLAFKYGSGQPYTEATARYAVMNPNGTTHNLPLDGEKNFYRLPAYHRLDIGIFYETKKFLFNTEVYFQVVNVYNHRNVWFRRYKTSGDTATVEDYSMIPLLPTAGVSFRF